The genomic interval CCGCCTGCTGACCGGCGTCGACGATGCAACGTTCTGCCACCGCGTGAGCGAGGCCCTCGCGCTGGGGTACGTCCTCTACGGCTCGCCGGCGGCGACGTTCAACGGAAAGCAGGTGATCGTCGCGCAGGCGCTGGTGTGGCCGGGCGCGGTCGGGTCCACGGGAGATCGGTAGGGCCGTCCCTACTCCCCCTTCCGCACCACCCGCCCCACGATCGAAACGGCCGCATCGAGCGCCGCGGCGAAGACCGCGTCGTCGTCCACGCGCTCGATCTCCCCGGCGAGGAGCAGGAAATCGTCGGGACGGTTGAGTCGCTCGATGCGCGGCGGGCTCTGGAACCCCGTCGCCTCCGCCCACAACTTCACCATGCGGATCTCGGGGCCGAGGCGCTCCGCGATGAACGACGCGCGCTCTTCGGTGTCGTCCGTCAGCCGGATGCGGCCGATGCGGCCGTCCTTGAGCAGCGGATCGACCTCGAAATCGAAGACGACCTCTCCGCCGTCGGGGCGCCGCCAGACGTCCTGCCTGCGGGTGGGCGTCCACCCCAGGCGGGACGCGAGCCACCCTCCGAGGTAGGCCGCGGCGACCGTCGCGCCCGACGGCGTCGCGGGGCCGCCCGAGACGATCTCCACGCTTGCGACGCGGGACAGCCGCTCGAGGGCGCTCGGGTTGTCGAAATACGACGCCACCATCTCGCGCCAGCCGTCGAGGCGTACCCACATCAGGTCGCGGCCGTGGCTCAACCCCTCGGCGTCGCCGTAACCGACCTGCTCCGCCACGCGCGCGAGCGCCTTGCGGGGATCGTGCGAGTTCGAGCTGTTGAAGACGAATCGGTCGGCCATCCGGCTGAGCGGAAGGAGCAGCGGGTCCTCCTGCGTCAGCGTGCGGCGCCACCACACGTACAGCGGGACGTCGCCGACGAGCAGCTGCAGGAGGGTCGTCGGGACCATCTCGTGGTGGCCGGGAGGGACCTCGAGGGTGATCAGCTCGCAGGAGACCTGCCGCCGGTCGGACAGCGCGTGGCAATAGGTCTCGACCCGCGCGTCGGGGACGCTTCCGTACCCGGGCGTCATCAGGATCACGCGGCCGGGGTGCAGCTCGCTGAGCTTGCGGGCGACCTCCGCCGCGTCGAGGGCGTCCTCGGGGTCGGTGCAGGCGACGGCGAGGTTGAGCGTCGAGGCGCGGATCACCGCCTCGTCGGTCGAGGCCTCCTTCCGCCAGAGGGACGCGAGCTCGCGCTCGACGAGGGTGACGTCCATGGCGCTACAACCGGCGCCACGCGCGCCCGTCGCGCGAGAGGAGGACGTCCGACTCCGAAGGGCCCCAGGTCCCCGACGCGTAGCTCGGGAGCGGCTCGCCCCCCGACTCCTCGGCCCAGGCCCGTTCGAGGACGTCGATCCACGCCCAGCTCGCCTCCACCTCGTCGCGGCGGATGAACAGCGTCGAGTCGCCGCGCACCGCGTCGAGGAGCAGCCGCTCGTAGGCCTCGGGGGGCTCCGTACCGAACGACGCGCCGTAGCGGAACTCCATCGTCACCGGCTGGCGGCGCGGGAGCGTGCCCGGGACCTTCGCGTCGAACTTCAGCGTGATCCCCTCGTCGGGCTGGATGCGCATCGTCAGCACGTTGGGCTGGGCGTGGCGTTCCTGGTTCGATCCGAACAGGCGGTGCGGCACGTCCTTGAAATGGAGCGCGATCTCGGTGACGCGTTTGGGAAGGCGCTTGCCGGCGCGCAGGTAGAAGGGGACCCCGGCCCAGCGCCAGTTGTCGATGAACAGGCGCGTCGCGACGTAGCTCTCCGTGCGCGAGGTCCGCGAGACGCCGGGCTCGGCCTTGTAGGCCGGGACGGCCTTCCCGCCCACGACCCCTTCGGCGTACTGGGCGCGCACGGTCTCGGTCGCCACCTGGCTCGACGAGAGCGGACGCAGCGCGCGGAGCACCTTCACCTTCTCGTCGCGGACGGCGTCGGCGTCCATCGAGACGGGGGGCTCCATCGCCATCAGGCACAGCAGCTGGAACATGTGGTTCTGCATCATGTCCCGCGTGGTGCCGGCCTCTTCGTAGTAGCCGCCGCGCCCCTCGACCCCGATCGACTCCGCAACGGTGATCTGCACGTGGTCGACGTATTTCTGGTTCCAGATCGGCTCGAAGATCGCGTTCGCGAAGCGGAAGACCATCAGGTTCTGGACGGTCTCCTTGCCGAGGTAGTGGTCGATGCGGAAGACCGAGCTCTCGTCGAAGACCGCGTTGCAGATCCGGTTGAGCTCCTGCGCGGTCGCGAGGTCGCGGCCGAAGGGCTTCTCGATGATGACCCGCGACCAGGAGCCGCCGGGGCCCGGCTTGTTCAGCCCCGTCTCCGCGAAGAAGTGGAGGATCGCGGGGAACGCGGACGGGGGGACGGCGAGGTAGAACAGCCGGTTCCCTCCCGTCCCGTGATCGTGATCGTTCGATTCGAGGACGGCGGCGAGGCGGCGGTAGCCCTCGATGTCGCCGAACTCCATCGGGACGTAACCGAGCCGGCTCTCGAGCGCCGACCAGGGCTCCTCCTCGAGCGGGCGCCTGGAGTGCTTCCGGACGCCCTCCTTCAGCGAAGCGGCGAATTCCCCTTCGCCGTACTCCTTGCGCGCGGCGCCGACGATCCCGAAGCCGCCGGGGAGCAGACGCTCCTGCGCGATGTTGTAGAGGGCGGGGACGAGCTTGCGGTGCGCGAGGTCCCCCGACGCCCCGAAGATCACGACGTTGCACGCATCCGCGGCCCGCTCGCGCGTGAGGCCGACGCGCAGGGGGTTCGGGTTCATTCGGCCTTCTTCACGGCGTGCCCGCCGAACTCGTTCCGGAGCGCGGCGGCGACCTTCGCCGAGAACGACTCTTCCTGCCGCGAGACGAATCGCGCCTGCAGCGAGAGGGTCAGCACCGGCGCGGGAACGTCCAGGTCGATCGCCTCCTGCACCGTCCAGCGACCCTCCCCGGAGTCCTGCACGTACCCGCGGATCCCCGTCAGGTGCGCGTCCTTCGCGAAGGCGCTGGCGGCGAGCTCGAGCAGCCACGAGCGCACGACGCTGCCGTGGTTCCACAGGTGCGCGAGCTTGCCGAGGTCGTAGTCGAAGCGGGACTTCTCAAGGATCTCGAACCCTTCCCCGTACGCCTGCATCATCCCGTATTCGATCCCGTTGTGGATCATCTTCGCGAAGTGGCCGGAGCCGACGGGTCCGGTGTGCAGCCAGCCGTTCTCCGGCGCGAGCGACCGGATCGCCGGCTCGACCTTGGCGAAATCCGCCGGGGAGCCGCCGACCATCAGGCAGTAGCCGTTCTCGAGGCCCCAGACCCCGCCGCTGGTCCCGGCATCGAGGAAGCCGATCCCCGAGGCCGCGAGCGTCTCGCCGTGGCGGATCGAGTCCTTGTAGTTCGAGTTCCCGCCGTCGACGACGACGTCGCCGGGGGAGAGCAGGCCGGCGAGGTCGGCGAGGACCTGCTCGGTGGCGCCCCCCGCGGGGACCATCACCCAGACGACCCGGGGGGCGTCGAGTTTGCCCACGAGCTCGCGCAGGTCGAGGGCTTGCTCGCCTCCCGCGCTCCCGAGCTCGCGGCGCGATGCCGCCTCGCGCGCCGTCCCCACGACCGCGTGGCCGTGTCGGATCAGCCGCTTCGCCATGTTCAGACCCATCTTGCCGAGGCCGACCAGACCGAGCTTCATGGGGTGGGACCCTCCCGAAAAGACTTGGCGGTTTTGCAATCCTTTCCATAATAGCGGTCCGCGGAGGGCCGATGGGTTTTCTGTCTCCGATCCCCACGATCATCCTGGTCCTGGCGCTCGCCCTCCTGATCGCCGCCCCGTTCTCGTTCCTGGCGGGACGCCGCGGCGGGCGCTGGCGGGGACTTCCCGGCTGGATCGGGTTCTGGGTCTTCTTCGCCGCGCTCCTGGTCTGCCTGTCCCGCGCCGGCCACCGGATCAGCTTCCCGGTCCTCGGCCTGTTCATGGTCGCGGTTCTCCGTCAGTACTTCTTCGTGACGCCGATCCGGCCGGGCGATCGTTGGGCGATGCTGGCGACGTACCTGTCGGTGCCGGCCGTCCTGTGGCCGACCGCGGCCCCGGACACCAGCGGCGGGTATTACTTCGCGCTCCCGGCGCTTCTGTTCCTGCTGATCCCGGTGCTCTTGTCCTTGAACGACCGGCGCGAGGGATGGCTCGATTCCCTCGGCCGCGTCCTCTTCGGGATCTTCGTCTTCGTCTTCTGCGCGGCCCACCTCGGCCTGATGGTTCATCGCCCCGAGGGGCGGCTCGAGTTCTTCGGGATCCTCGCGCTCGCCGCCGAGCTGCCCCAGCGCCTGGCGGGACGGCTCGGGACCGGAGCGTCGATCGGGCGCACCCTCGCCGGGATCGCGGGCGGGGCGGCGCTGGCGGCGGCGATCGGGCACTTCGTGGGGCCGCAGGCGACGGTCTTCGCGCCGCACGGCTGGATCTCGGGGATCCTCGTGGCGCTCGCCACGGCCGCGGGGGCGCTCGTCGCGAAGGCGATCGCCGACGATCTCGACGTGAACGCGGCGCAGACGGTCGTGGGGCGCGCCGCGTTCCTCGATCGCACGATCCCGGCGATCTACGCGGCGCCGGTCCTCTACCACTACCTCCGGAGCGTCGTGTGAGGATCGGGGCGTGGGTCGCGCGGCTGGCGCTGCTGGCCTTTCACGCCGGGTTCGTCCGACCGATGCTCAAGCTCTACTGGGGCGCGCGGTTCCGCAAGGCCAACCTCATCCCCGCGGGGCCGTGCCTGGTCGTGGGGAACCACAACTCCCACATCGACGCGGCGCTGCTGATGACGCTTTTCCCGCTCGGCAGGTTGCACCGCGTGCACCCGGTCGCCGCGGCCGACTACTTCGGCGAGTCGTGGTTCCGGAAGACGATGGCGATGGTGCTGATGAACGGCATTCCGATCGCGCGTCGCCCGACTCCGGGGCAGGATCCCCTCGCGCCGATGATCCGCGCCCTCGAGCGGGGGGACGCGTTGATCCTCTTCCCCGAGGGGAGCCGCGGCGAGCCGGGGGTGGTGGCTCCGTTCCGGTCGGGCGTCGGCCGGCTGGCGCGCTCCGTGCCGGGCCTTCCGATCGTGCCGGTGTTCATGTCCGGCCCCGAGCGGACGTGGCCGCGCGGCGAGAACATGCCCCTTCCGCTCGGGATCGACGTCGAGGTGGGACGGCCGCGCACCTACGACCCGGCGATGGATCCCAAGGAGATCGCCGAGAAGGTCCGCGAGGACGTCCTCGCGCTCGCGCCTCCTCCGCTGCCGCTCCCCGGCCCGCGCCCGTCGCCCCCGATCCGGGTCGCCGTCTGCGGCATCGACGAGGACGCCAACCGCGCGGTCTTCGAGGCGCTGACGCGACGGCTCGGGCCGATCGGCAGGACCGTCGGGCTCGACCGGCCGATCCTCGAGGCGGACGAGGCGGGGGTACGGGAGGCGGGCGGGCGCGTCCCGCTCGTGCGCAGCACGTGGGGCGCGAGCCTCCTGGCGTTCGTCTTCCGGACGGGAGGGATGTTCCGCGGCGACCGCTTCGCGTCGATGGTGGCGGCCGCCCGGGTGGACGAGGCCTTGTCCGACGGGCGCACGGCGCGGTTCGTCGTGAGCCGCGGGAACGCGCTCGTGGACCTGCTCGCCTGGGCCGAGGCCGACTTCTATCGGGGGGTCTTCGACGACAGGGGACTGCAGCAACTCACCCTCTACCTGTCGGGTCAGCGCAAGATCCCGATCCGGCTCTGGTGGGAGTACGCGCGCAAGGCCCCGGAGGTGTGGCTGCTCAACACCTTCGACCTCGCGCACCCCCCGGTCCCCGACGTCGTCGTGCTGCTCACGCTCCCCGCCTCGCGCGCCCTCGAGCGCATGCGCGCGCGCGGCGAGGATCGCGACCCCTATCCGACGCAGGAGTGGCTCGAGCGGTTGCAGGAGTCCTACCGCCAGGTCGTCGGCGTTCTCCGCAGGCCCGGCCCGGTCGAGGTGATCGTCCTCGACGCCGAAGGCCCCGATCCCGACCTCTCCGCGGAGCGTGCCGAGGAAGCGGTCCGCCGCGTCGCCGCGGTGCAGGGACAGGCCGCGGCGAAGGCGGACGGACGCGACGGCTCTTGACGTAACGCCCGCAATCGGCAAACTGGTTGCGCAGCCGCGTGCCAGGAGGCCGTCGATGAGCGGGTCGCAGACCTTCCCCAAGTTGAGCCAGCAGGCCCTCGACGAACACCGTCAGATCCACTTCCATCTCGACCTGCTCGCGAAGGCGATCGCGGTGCTCGATCCCGCAACCGCCGACGCCGAGTCCCTGATGACCCTCGCCGCGCGCATCGAGAGCCTCAAGGAGCGCCTCGAGGAGCACTTCCACGACGAGGAGGACGGCGGGCTGTACCAGGGAATCCTCGACCAGATGCCCCAGGCGGAGAGCGACGTGTTGCGCCTGATGGCGCAGCACGAGCGCACGCTCCAGGCCGTCGAGACGGCGCGGGTCCTCGCGCGCCGACGCGAGCCGTCGGAGGCGGGCCTCCTGCGCTCCGACCTGGAGCGCATCATGGAGATGATGCGGGATCACGAGACCGAGGAGGAGGCCCTCGTCGCCCGGGCGCTCGCGCGCCACCGGGACTGAACCGCGCGCCCCGGTGCTGAACGCCTTCTTCGTCGGGGCGGTCCTCCTCTCGATCCTCATCGCCGCGTTCACGGGAGCGATGCCGGCGGTCTCCCAGGCCTGCGTCGAATCGGCGGGCAAGGCGGTCACCCTCGCGCTCGGCCTCGTCGGCGTCATGGCGTTTTTCCTGGGGCTGATGCGCGTGGCGTCGGACGGGGGGCTTCTCAAGCTCGTCGCGCGCGCGGTCGCGCCGGTGATGCGCCGACTGTTCCCGACGGTTCCCGAGGACCATCCGGCGATGAGCGCGATGGTCCTCAACATCGCGTCGAACATGCTCGGTCTCGCCAACGCGGCGACCCCGTTCGGGATCCGGGCGATGCAGGAGCTCGACCGCCTCAACGCCAGGAAGGGGACCGCCACCGACGCGATGGCGCTGTTCCTCGCGATCAACACCTCGGGTCTCGCCCTGCTTCCCACGGGGGTGATCGCCCTTCGCGCGAGTCTGGGATCCGGGGATCCGGCGGGGATCTTCTTCGCCACGTGGTTCGCGAGCGCGTGCGCGACCGTCGTCGGCGTCTCGGCGGCGATCCTCCTCTCGCGCCTCCCGCGTTACCGGGGGAGCGCGCCGGGGGCCGTCGCCGAGGCCGGGACCCAGGCGGCGGTCGAGGCCGCGGACGAGCCTCCCGCCGAGCCGCTGACCCCGCCGCGATTCGCGACGGCGTGGGTCCTCGCGTGGACGGCGTTGTTCCTCCTCGGGCTCGTCGTCTCCGTCGGTCGGGAGTGGGGGACGCGTCCCGGGGGGGAGATCGCGCGCGCGATCGCGTCGTATTGGGTCCTGCCCGCGCTCGTCGCCGGCCTCGTGCTCTTCGGATGGGCCCGGGGGGTGAAGGTCTACGCCTCCCTGGTCGAGGGGGCGAAGGAGGGGTTCCAGGTCGCCCTTCGCATCATCCCGTACCTCGTCGCGATCCTCGTCGCGGTCGCGATGTTCCGCGCCTCCGGCGGGCTCGAGATGCTCGTCGGCGCGATCGGTCCCTGGACGGCGAAGCTGGGGCTTCCCGCCGAGGCGCTGCCGATGGCGATCCTGAGGCCGCTGTCCGGGTCGGGGGCGTACGGCGTGATGGCCGAGGCGATGACCGCCCACGGGCCGGACTCGCTCATCGGGTACATGGTCAGCGTCATGCAGGGATCGACCGAAACGACCTTCTACGTGCTCGCCGTCTACTTCGGCGCGGTTTCGGTCCGCCGCACCCGCCACACCGTCCCGGCATGCCTGCTTGCGGATCTCGCCGGCCTCTCGGCCGCGGTGTGGATCTCGAATCGGCTGTTCGGTTGACGGGTCCGGGGGTGGGTGATAGCCTCGCCCGTTGCCCATGACCGACAAGAGAACCCATCGCCGAGGTGACGTCCGCCGTGCCCGACTGCGCGGGGCCGCGCGGAGCCGGAGCCCGAAGGGAAACCACGGGGCGCTCGCTCGTCGAGCGCCCTTCGTGTTTTAAGGGGAAGGTGGGGAACGAGGATGGCCCAGGTCCGCGAACAGCTCCTCAAGATGCTCCGCATCCAGCAGCTCGTGCTGGACATCCAGAACGCCCGGTCGATCGTCGAGAGCGGCCCGGGGCGCATCGAGGAGATCGAGGGCCGATTCCGCGAGCGCAACGCGGAGTACGTCGCCCTGAAGGACCGGCACGACACGCTCGAGACCGACCGCGCGGCGCGTGCGCTCGAGCTCATGACCCTCGAGGACGACCGCAAGAAGTTCATGGACTCGCTGATGCAGGTGAAGAACCAGCGCGAGTACGCCGCGGTGCTGAAGGAGATCGACGCGGTCAAGGCGCGGATCTCCGAGAACGAGGAGACGGTCCTCAAGGCGATGGAGGAGCTCGAGACCCTCAAGGGGGAGCTCGACACCCACGCCGCGCACATCGAGGCCGAGCGCACCAAGGTCGCCGAGGAGCACGCGGAGGTCGAGGCCGCCATCGAGGCCGCCCACCAGTCGCTCGCGCGCGCGGAAGCCGAGCGGGCCGAGGTCGAGTCGGCGCTGCCGCGCGACCTGGTCGCCGCGATCCGGCGCGTCGAGGAGGGGCGCCGGGGGCTGTTCCTCGTGAAGTGCGAGCGGGAGATGTGCACCGCCTGCCACGTGCGCGTCCGGCCGCAGGTTTATTCGGAGATCCGCCAGGCGACCAAGCTGCACATCTGCTCGAACTGCCGACGCTACCTCTACTGGGAGCGCGCCCTCGTGGACGCCGCCCCGGACGCTCCCGACGCCCCGGCCCCCGGCGTCGAAGCGTTGAATGGCGGCGCGGTTTAGCGCCCACGTCGACGGCGGCTCGCGGGGGAACCCCGGCGCTGCGGCGTGGGGGGTCGCGGTCGTCGACGACGGGGGTCGCGTGCTGGAACGTCACGCGGGATCGATCGGCCGGGCCACGAACAACGTCGCCGAGTACCAGGGGCTCATCGAGGCCCTGCGGATCGCCGGCGAGCGCGGTTCCGTCGAGGTGGAGATCCGGGCCGATTCGGAGCTGATCGTGCGCCAGATCGAAGGGCGCTACAAGGTCCGCCACCCCGATCTCGTCCCGCTGCACGCCGAGGCGAAACGACGGATCGCCGCGTTCCCGCTCTTCCGCATCCGCCACGTGCGCCGCGAGGAGAACCGGGAGGCGGACAAGCTCGTGAACCGCGCGCTCGACCTCGCCGAGCGCGAGGGGGTCGCGGTCGCGATCTGCGAGACCGATGTCGCCTGACCCGGCGCTCGCCCGTGCCCTGTCCGGAGTCCGCTACCGCATCGCCGCCGCCTGCGCCCGCGCCCGCCGCGACCCGGCGGAGGTCCGCCTCGTCGCCGTCTCGAAGACGGTCCCCGCGGCGCGGGTCCGCGACCTGCTCGCCTGCGGCCAGACCGTCTTCGGGGAGAACCGCGTTCAGGAGGCGCTCGCCAAGATCCCGGAGGTGGGGGCCGGCGCGTCCTGGCACCTCGTGGGGCACCTGCAGCGCAACAAGGCACGCCACGCGGTCGGCTCCTTCGCGCTGATCCACTCGGTGGACGACCTCGAGCTCGCGCGCGAGATCGACCGTCGCGCCGCGGCGCGGGGAATCGTCCAGGCGGTGCTCGTCCAGCTCAATCTCTCGGGGGAGGCGACCAAGAGCGGCGCCGAGGAATCCGCCGTCCTCGACCTGATCGGGGCGATGAAGGACCTGCCGCACCTCGACGTGCGCGGGTTGATGACGATCCCCCCCCCCGTGGAGGACGCGGAGGCCTCGCGCCCCTGGTTCCGGCGGCTGAGGGAGCTGCGCGACCGGGCCGCCGCGGCGACCGGTCTCGCGCTCGCCGACCTCTCGATGGGGATGACCGGCGACTTCGAGGTGGCGGTGGAGGAGGGCGCGACCCTCGTCCGCGTCGGGACGGCACTCTTCGGCGCCCGGGGCTAGACGCCGCCCCCCGTCGTCACTATCTTTGCCGCGCCGGAGGCACCATGAGCGACCGCATGACCGCGATGGACGTCGAGAGACAGGAGTTCACGCGCAAGATGCGCGGTTACGACCCCGACGAGGTGCGGTTGTACCTCAAGGCGGTCGCCGAGGAGATCGCGCGCCTCC from Candidatus Polarisedimenticolaceae bacterium carries:
- a CDS encoding DUF1737 domain-containing protein, with amino-acid sequence MKPPDNLPIYRLLTGVDDATFCHRVSEALALGYVLYGSPAATFNGKQVIVAQALVWPGAVGSTGDR
- a CDS encoding glucose-6-phosphate dehydrogenase assembly protein OpcA, whose product is MDVTLVERELASLWRKEASTDEAVIRASTLNLAVACTDPEDALDAAEVARKLSELHPGRVILMTPGYGSVPDARVETYCHALSDRRQVSCELITLEVPPGHHEMVPTTLLQLLVGDVPLYVWWRRTLTQEDPLLLPLSRMADRFVFNSSNSHDPRKALARVAEQVGYGDAEGLSHGRDLMWVRLDGWREMVASYFDNPSALERLSRVASVEIVSGGPATPSGATVAAAYLGGWLASRLGWTPTRRQDVWRRPDGGEVVFDFEVDPLLKDGRIGRIRLTDDTEERASFIAERLGPEIRMVKLWAEATGFQSPPRIERLNRPDDFLLLAGEIERVDDDAVFAAALDAAVSIVGRVVRKGE
- the zwf gene encoding glucose-6-phosphate dehydrogenase; this translates as MNPNPLRVGLTRERAADACNVVIFGASGDLAHRKLVPALYNIAQERLLPGGFGIVGAARKEYGEGEFAASLKEGVRKHSRRPLEEEPWSALESRLGYVPMEFGDIEGYRRLAAVLESNDHDHGTGGNRLFYLAVPPSAFPAILHFFAETGLNKPGPGGSWSRVIIEKPFGRDLATAQELNRICNAVFDESSVFRIDHYLGKETVQNLMVFRFANAIFEPIWNQKYVDHVQITVAESIGVEGRGGYYEEAGTTRDMMQNHMFQLLCLMAMEPPVSMDADAVRDEKVKVLRALRPLSSSQVATETVRAQYAEGVVGGKAVPAYKAEPGVSRTSRTESYVATRLFIDNWRWAGVPFYLRAGKRLPKRVTEIALHFKDVPHRLFGSNQERHAQPNVLTMRIQPDEGITLKFDAKVPGTLPRRQPVTMEFRYGASFGTEPPEAYERLLLDAVRGDSTLFIRRDEVEASWAWIDVLERAWAEESGGEPLPSYASGTWGPSESDVLLSRDGRAWRRL
- the gnd gene encoding decarboxylating 6-phosphogluconate dehydrogenase encodes the protein MKLGLVGLGKMGLNMAKRLIRHGHAVVGTAREAASRRELGSAGGEQALDLRELVGKLDAPRVVWVMVPAGGATEQVLADLAGLLSPGDVVVDGGNSNYKDSIRHGETLAASGIGFLDAGTSGGVWGLENGYCLMVGGSPADFAKVEPAIRSLAPENGWLHTGPVGSGHFAKMIHNGIEYGMMQAYGEGFEILEKSRFDYDLGKLAHLWNHGSVVRSWLLELAASAFAKDAHLTGIRGYVQDSGEGRWTVQEAIDLDVPAPVLTLSLQARFVSRQEESFSAKVAAALRNEFGGHAVKKAE
- a CDS encoding 1-acyl-sn-glycerol-3-phosphate acyltransferase, whose amino-acid sequence is MRIGAWVARLALLAFHAGFVRPMLKLYWGARFRKANLIPAGPCLVVGNHNSHIDAALLMTLFPLGRLHRVHPVAAADYFGESWFRKTMAMVLMNGIPIARRPTPGQDPLAPMIRALERGDALILFPEGSRGEPGVVAPFRSGVGRLARSVPGLPIVPVFMSGPERTWPRGENMPLPLGIDVEVGRPRTYDPAMDPKEIAEKVREDVLALAPPPLPLPGPRPSPPIRVAVCGIDEDANRAVFEALTRRLGPIGRTVGLDRPILEADEAGVREAGGRVPLVRSTWGASLLAFVFRTGGMFRGDRFASMVAAARVDEALSDGRTARFVVSRGNALVDLLAWAEADFYRGVFDDRGLQQLTLYLSGQRKIPIRLWWEYARKAPEVWLLNTFDLAHPPVPDVVVLLTLPASRALERMRARGEDRDPYPTQEWLERLQESYRQVVGVLRRPGPVEVIVLDAEGPDPDLSAERAEEAVRRVAAVQGQAAAKADGRDGS
- a CDS encoding nucleoside recognition domain-containing protein; the protein is MLNAFFVGAVLLSILIAAFTGAMPAVSQACVESAGKAVTLALGLVGVMAFFLGLMRVASDGGLLKLVARAVAPVMRRLFPTVPEDHPAMSAMVLNIASNMLGLANAATPFGIRAMQELDRLNARKGTATDAMALFLAINTSGLALLPTGVIALRASLGSGDPAGIFFATWFASACATVVGVSAAILLSRLPRYRGSAPGAVAEAGTQAAVEAADEPPAEPLTPPRFATAWVLAWTALFLLGLVVSVGREWGTRPGGEIARAIASYWVLPALVAGLVLFGWARGVKVYASLVEGAKEGFQVALRIIPYLVAILVAVAMFRASGGLEMLVGAIGPWTAKLGLPAEALPMAILRPLSGSGAYGVMAEAMTAHGPDSLIGYMVSVMQGSTETTFYVLAVYFGAVSVRRTRHTVPACLLADLAGLSAAVWISNRLFG
- a CDS encoding C4-type zinc ribbon domain-containing protein; the protein is MAQVREQLLKMLRIQQLVLDIQNARSIVESGPGRIEEIEGRFRERNAEYVALKDRHDTLETDRAARALELMTLEDDRKKFMDSLMQVKNQREYAAVLKEIDAVKARISENEETVLKAMEELETLKGELDTHAAHIEAERTKVAEEHAEVEAAIEAAHQSLARAEAERAEVESALPRDLVAAIRRVEEGRRGLFLVKCEREMCTACHVRVRPQVYSEIRQATKLHICSNCRRYLYWERALVDAAPDAPDAPAPGVEALNGGAV
- a CDS encoding ribonuclease HI family protein translates to MAARFSAHVDGGSRGNPGAAAWGVAVVDDGGRVLERHAGSIGRATNNVAEYQGLIEALRIAGERGSVEVEIRADSELIVRQIEGRYKVRHPDLVPLHAEAKRRIAAFPLFRIRHVRREENREADKLVNRALDLAEREGVAVAICETDVA
- a CDS encoding YggS family pyridoxal phosphate-dependent enzyme translates to MSPDPALARALSGVRYRIAAACARARRDPAEVRLVAVSKTVPAARVRDLLACGQTVFGENRVQEALAKIPEVGAGASWHLVGHLQRNKARHAVGSFALIHSVDDLELAREIDRRAAARGIVQAVLVQLNLSGEATKSGAEESAVLDLIGAMKDLPHLDVRGLMTIPPPVEDAEASRPWFRRLRELRDRAAAATGLALADLSMGMTGDFEVAVEEGATLVRVGTALFGARG